The genomic segment GATGCagtttatttaatattaaaataattttttagaaagaTTAATAATTCTATCATGTTTAGCTAAGTTATTTAATACAAAACGTGATTTCTAATGATATATTTtaaatgatacatatatttttgcaaaatacaacaataataatatatctagAGTGTACGCAGTTCGTACCattacctcagatgaagtagagattgttttcgatagaGCCCTTGCTCAAGACATATAattgtatataacaaataaaaatacgaaaGCACAACAAGATGGGATAACACACTGCTAGatactaaagaaaataagacaCCCATAAGGTATTACTATAAACTATTTATCGATTTGGTGTGATCGCATCATTAtctttttttgctttctttttttcattttgtctttacttattattctattttatcGTTAATTCTACTACGAGCCCTACTTATAAAGAaagtaataatttaatatatatactcCCTCGTTGATTTTCTTCCTTCACATAACAAACaaaattatttgtaaaattattatgCATTACAATATTTAAGTATACAATGCATATAACTGAGAAACAGTGATGACAATAAAAGCTAAGGAAAATTAAGAAGAGACAACCAAGAGAAAGATTAATATAACTAATTAGTTCGTCGTATATTAATAGTGAGAAATTAAAGAGTATAAGCAATTGACTGTCATTGTGCTTCCCGGCTACTAAATAATGTTTATACCCTGAATTAATATTCACaagtaaaaaagtaaaattttaacatGATTATTGAAAACACATAAACTATTcgatcaagaaattttttatgAAAGAACTCACGTAAATGCttagtagaaaataaaataaagcactCCCAAATTCAAATTGCATTGATGTTGTAGAACTTCTAAAATTGAAAAGAAAGTGAATCTCACAACTCAAATCTATCAATTATGTGTAGTTTTAATCTatgtaaattattaaaaaaaaatattataatagaaaaaaaaacacaatcaTAAACAAAAAGATTGTCAAATTATGATGTTAAGAGTGTTTTTCTGTCTATACaaatacaacaaataaatcaattaCATTCACACCTTAACCTCAAATTATTTAATCGACGACACCTTACCTTAAATTAATTGATGTTAACTATATAATCTTATTGCTATATATTCACACCATTTATAGTATTTAGAGATTTATTTTAGTTAAACTGTTTTTGTGTTAACGGATTTGAAATCACTTACATTCGAAAATCTCATGTTATTGAATTTAATGACGAATACAACCAGTACAAAATTCtcttatataaaattattattggaGTAACAATGCATCACAAAAGTTTCTATGTTTCATTACCAATTAAAATTGATATAATTGAAACAAaaactatatctataatctataatatattaaaattatgaagggccttagaaatgttgtttgaattttttgctcTTCAGTAAAGTTTTTGCTTTTggcaaaatcgtctttttactattttttaatatttaagagttagaaattaattaaatatatttatgataaaatcttccttattataagtcatatctgaactaatgacaactaatatttttttcattagtttaagaattttaaatcaactaaattacatttaagaagatttgaaaaatctagaaatgaatataaaagcgttagaataagaaaaatttaagaagtatcaattttttaaaaagttttaagcaCGTAATAAGAGTggaatcaatgattttgtaaaaaattaacttttaaaataaagaaagattttaaatatagaaaaaaaaaataaccgtaccacaaatatggtttaaaCTGATGCGTCTCTTTTAGCCTCTCAACAAGGGAAAAGGTTAttgcatgacaaacgcaaaagcgATTGATCAATCAACGACTTGAAACTtgtgatggtaaaatatatatgtgcttacactaaaatatatgtttacattactatattaaagtgtgaaggatctttgaaaagtgatttaaacttttgacactttattaaaaatctccgcaatatataaaattatttagttttaaataatcaaacgttacacatGCGGTTTAACTAGTCAAATTAAAAACCCATAAAATGAAATTTGACAAGTAAAAGCAAACCGAAGGAGTATCCGATATTTCGACTCGCTAGACCCAACCCGTCTAATTTAGAGCCCATTTGATCAtggaaattttttcctttttttcggagttgaaaattgtggtgtttggccatgaaaattcagaaaataattccgtaaaatttttctgaaaagggaaaacaggtttttgttgttttcccaatttttcaactccaattctaacttttattattattattattacacataaccccaatcttttaaatttttacataaaactctccttataacattactttttcaatattacgtatataccagttttaaagaataagataattataatttcaaacttaatgctatcctaatatatatctctttttctctgtcatcattatttttatcccttatttagttttttcccttatttaagacattattttaatgctaatttatatttatacccataaatatataaagtattatatttataatagaaatatacaaagtatgttatatataaagtttatatcatgtatatatcatatatacattatataaaaatacaagtataatgaaacatactaagcatatttatatatttatggtatatatgCAAAgagttataaatgtatttacattatattgaatgtctattaagatctACTTTAATATCTATttggatttgaagcatctgtcttttattCAGACTAGGgataaatttcccctataaatagaggggttttgttcattgtatttacaatctaatgatctctcatccctcaagagaagaaataagaatcactctctctattctctctactcttcttctttattctttcttgttttataacacgttatcagcacgagactctgccaaataaggtgagattataaatctaaaggtcaaggttagtaattccttaggTTATTTGtaattttctattaatgatataattattgttggatttgaggaaaaataattggtttgaaaccatttatattttaaattcattcctcaagaacaatattatcaaaagagatgataatatttgaattcaagtcccatcgatttatgtctaagacgcctttatatggataaaatattaagtttgaatctcaatacaccatattgatgatattgtgatggctaaggaaaaataatgggtattgggtgaaaagtcatgaaattcgacccattgaatatgctccattccatgaagtgaatgtggtagcactatatgataagtctgaaatatgacaacttgcTTTATttttgaggtgtatgtggtagcagtgcataatatgtctgaaagaagacaaccgattgaatgcacgaatataataatgatcatcaaaagtgatgatattttcacatgcttatatgattataagatatgttagagaaaaattctctacatcatgtgtatgcctcaatttgcttttgaagtagcaaaatcttgaaagaggttataagctatcataatttgataggcttaaggcacgattatattccattcctggagAATGAgcaacttattaatgcaaatgtgcacttgattgtgattgtatcacaactcacctccgaaagaggttgaataattttgaaatctacttctgaagtagtaaatctgaaatttattcatgtaagtaaatttgaaatttactaaagaaaaagtacatgtcatggtaaacttggagtttactagaataaaagttcataaattgatatgaacgattgtgacatctcgaagatgtgcatgtattgaagaactagaagattcttcaagaattgtttatatcgtttgttctcatgacaagttgattggaccaactaatattgggattggatcccttcaaatctgaaaattataaaaggtgaataagggcccattcacctatcatgtgatatgttgaaaagatgcatcaataagatgatcacatgtatattcatggtcaacctacgtttgacattcataaagttacttgttcaatataaattgagtatAATTTTCAGAtcgtgtaatcaagataattcatcttgatggtgatggtttagcattgaatgtcttcgataaatatctaaaccattgttaatgagaacaaaacttaatgtattggtctgacatatgatatattgcaatagcatctgtatgcattagaccaataaattatgattatttctttcctctcaattggttcaaggtcgggaactaattattccatctaataattttgatgtgcggtatacgattaatgaatataccataatgcacaaagatgggttcctcaaagaagtagagggtgtatgttagttttcctaacataagggggagattataagcgctatgaaatatgttaggaattatcaccagatcctcatccaaaagataattcaagtcaaatgccaaaaacatctcatattaagcgcaagtgctctaattttgtgttcctaaaggacagagtctatgcatgcgtgaagcgtggtagactaatcggctccaaatgaaatagtccttgaaaaataaggagcaaataatcataataagaaggcaataaaCTTTTGAAGAGCctacataacacttcatgaaaccttatgcaAGGTTCATgtgcctgaaaataatgaagtgatgagatctcaaaatgttatgttatgttgcgttgtgaaccgatacaaagcgatatatcatcaatatctttgacacaatattagcgcaatattgtgaaagcttacgaggatctgaattctacatttatttaagcatgcttaGGTAGAatcatttatcaagtgacatgaaaggatgcattttggtaagcgtaaaacttatttgatttgcaatccagacacttgaagatgtcactcatgaaatgttgaatattgtcacttgacaaaacttatgtgaaaacttttaaggattcaaactgcttgaagcatataaaagtttttgaaaaacttatttataatccttatattgtataagcttattgcttgaacatcattggaactcttggagagttttcaaagcaataaattatttgctgaaattcaaaatatatcgaattggattggttatgaagtaccatatcttagtgcaattgatgcactcatgtaccttgcaaatactacaagacttatagccttttcagtcaatttgttagcaaggtatatttctgctcctactatgagacatcaaaatgggataaaacacatgagcttgttttattctaaagattgtagtcccaatcttattggtcatgctgatgttgggtacttatctaatccacataaatctcgatctcaaacatacaatgtgttcacatgtggggatactgtcatatcttggagatatacaaagcagtctatcgtagccacttcatcgaatcatgctgagataatagctattcatgaagcaaaccgagaatgtgtatggttgaggtccatgatatatctcattcgagaaaaatgtggtgtaaaatatgacaatctatccataattttatacagagataattcagcatgcatagcacatcttaagggaggattcataaatggagatagaacgaagcacattttgccaaaacttttctacatacatgagctacaaaagaatgatgatattaacgtgcaacagattcgttcaactgacaatgtgactgatttattcaccaagttttcTCCAATTataacttttaagaagatggtgcacaagatcgggatgcaaaggttcaaggatgctctcattagggggagttaatacgcgctgtactctttttttcttacgaggttttgtcccactgggttttccttgtaaattttttaatgaggcagccgaaatgcgtattattagagatgtgtactctttttccgtCACTAGACTTTTTTCCTattgagttttttctagtaaggttttaacgaggcacattatctaccaattagacattcaagggggagtgttataaatgtatttacattatattgaatgtctattaagatctactttgatatctattaggatttgaagcatttgttttttactcagactaggagtaaattttccctataaatagaggggttttgttcattttatttacaatctaatgatctctcatcccttaagagaagaaataagaatcactctctctattctctctactcttcttctttattctttgttgttttataacacaaagtatgttttacatagaaataagttattcacacacagtaaaatctttcatgtataagaaaattaaataaataatttagcggcaccctaaaatttaataacaactcatcatttcttatgttttaggaacgaaaaatgaaggaaataaattaaataaattcctacaaaaataaatttatttgaaagataatatttgttatctaaaaaataggaagcagtgatctgttaatataatatccatatttaaaattttaaaatctgagaaaacggctattaatgtaaatattatatatgtcataattgaaattcattaaatatggccatgtctatgtaattatttttataatagtggctaattgtgttctttttttattAGTAGGTatattttagttgggtgatttttgatagtttgtaaaagttagggtataaaattatatttaaaatttttttttttcaaaagttaatttttttttttggcgaAACACAACTCTAGctctaatttcaactccaacttcaactctaaatttaaaattttttagttttcatgattaaatggttatttaatttagttttaaagATTAATCAAATTAAACACTTGTAAAATGAAACAAgacaaataaaagtaaatggACGGTGTATCCGATATTTCGACCCGACCCGAGCTTTATGAGTACAATACCGCTAACAACCAAACGACGTGTTGTATTCTTTACTTCCAGTCACCTTTCTCCATCCTCAAGCAAAAAAGTTTACTTCTCCATAATAAAAGACTCAAAAGACGAAGAAGAAAGTTGTAGAAGAATCAAGAAGCTTACAGAAAAATGGTGTTGATTGAACAAGTACAATGGGAAGTACCAAAAGTAAACTCTTCCAAATCTCCGGCGAAATCTTCTCCGGCGACGGCGGCGGAATCTGCGGCTGCGTCAGAACGTGGTTACGTGTCGGATGGATATGAGACAGCGAGTGATACAGAACTGAATGAATCGGAAAATGGAAGTAATAGGGAATCGGAAAACGCGGTCAATACGGCGTCGTCTTCTTCGCAGACTGAACCAAATCAGGAAGAGCTCAATGAGGTAATGTTGCTGGTGTGACaagtattgtattgtattgtattagtTGAGTTGTGTGCAAGTTAGCTCAGATACCACGGTTATCATAAAGAGTAATGTTTTCTTCCCATCtgttgttgctggtgggagggtGCCGGTATCCTGTGTAATTAGTCGAAGTGCGCGCAAGCTGGACCGGACACACggttattaaaaaataaaaaaaagtaaaaaaaaaataaaaaaaaaataaagagtaatGTGTTTGAGTTTGCGCTCAAGGGTGTGGCTTAGTAGCCTATGAAGTGGATTGAGAATCAGGAGGTTTTAGGTTCAAATTTCAATGTAGAAATCAAGCACtccataaaaaaaatagtaatttttgCTTGAGTGTAGGATGCTTTCCAAGATAGATAATTTATCTTTAGAAAAATCTAATGATTAGGAGATTTGAAACTTGTGCAGAAAATtttgatgataatatttttttggccTTGGGCCTTGGGTAGAAATCTCACTGAAGTAAATGCACTTTTTCTTTTTGTCGGTCATGGTATGAAGCTGAGTGTCGGCCAGTTAAGAACTCAtacattcaaaagttgaaggtgaggatgttgagatggatgtgtggacCTATCAGGAGAGATAGGGTTAAAAATGAGGTTATtcaagagaaggtgggagtgacttcggtggaagacaagatgcgggaagtgaggttgcgATTATtcaggcatgtgatgaggaggtgcacAGATGCTTCAGTACGGAGGGGTGAAAAggctggctatggatgattttaggcggggtagagataggccgaagaaatattagagggaggtgataAGACATGACATGGAAcggttacagcttacggaggacatgactcttgataggaaggtgtggaggatgcgaattaggatagagggttagtgggtaggagtgcgTCCGTAATAGTAGGGAGAAACGATCTGTGCCTTTAGTTTCTTGTTTGTAGTGTTTTGATGATGTTTGTGCTCTCGAATAGATAGTTGATTGTGTTACTTTGTtggtgtcttgtttcttttattatctaacGGTGTGCTAtccctttttttttaatgttttttgtttgttatattgttatctgtcctgagacgaggtctatcggaaacaacctctctacttcatttgaggtagtggtatgtggtatggattgtgtacactttaccccccagaccccactgttgGGAATacaagtgggaatacactgggcatgttgttttttttttatgcaAAATCACTTCCTAATCCTCTTCCGCCATTTTATTTTCCCTCTCGACATTGAGGGATTTCATCATTAATGTATTTGCGTGAATCCAATCTACCTGTCCTTCTTTCTCTTGTTAAAGGTTTTGCTCATTGCCATTTCAACTTTCACTGCTGCCCATTGTGGGATTTttctgggtatattgttgttctTAGTTGGTGACACTGTACTAAGATAATATCTCTCGACAATTATTAATATGATCCTTTCATTTTGAGGAGCAGAGAGACTTGGCTCAAGCAAATGATGCAAAAGTTGAAGGCAATACATTGTTCAAGGAAGGGCTTTATGAAGAGGCATTGTCAAAATATGAGCTAGCCTTACAAGTTGCAGCAGATATTCCTTCGAGTACTGAAATTCGTTCAATATTCCATGCTAATCGTGCAACTTGTTTCTCCAAGCTGGTAAGCTCAGCGTATGCTTTTTGCACACTTCAAAATCAGATTCATCATTTCAAAATTCGTTCATGGGTTGGCAGTGCAGATAAGTTTATATTTTACTAAAGAATAGTTCTCCGAAATTGTTAGAAGCTTTTACATTTATACATTTAGTATATGTTTCATAACTATATAGCTCTTCATTGATTTGCATGTCCCACTCAGATTCTTACTTCTTGTAGTATATCAATTTAGTTAGGTCTCAAATAAGTACTGAAATTGAATTTGCAGCTTTTTCTGATCATTTGAACATTCAAAAGACACCTGTCATCCTTCTATATTGGATATTGGAAATTCTGACTGGCTAGTAGAAACCATGCTTGACTTTTTGAGTCTTTACGCAACCTGTAAAAGAGCTATTCAATATATATTCTCCAACACACACTCGTTGCTGAATATCAATGGAATTACCTTTATCTGGTCAAAAAAAATTCCGACGGGCTTAAAAAGGCTAATACTTAGTCTTGTCTTCTTATCAATGggacatttttgtcaaaatttaacATACCAATTATCAACAAATTGGCCTCAATCCCAAAGGCTTTTTTATTAGAGGTTCTATACCTTTATAGGTTTATTTACCCTTTCCATATATCTTGTATGAGGAGTTTGCAGTCACATCAATAAACTTTTAGTTTTGTGAAAAATATCAGATCTTAAAGTTGAGGATTCTCTAGATCGCACTTGCCACTAATATACAAATTTTCGAACCAAATTTAAAGGACTGACGAACATATAGGATCTAATATAAGTGTGATGGCATATTTCAGAAGAAATAATCTCTAGTAAAAATGTGACGGAAAAATCATGTCAAATAGGTATATATGGTGTAATGTTTAAGTTCCATACTTTATATTGTTAACATTTGTTGACAGCAGAGAAAGTTACTTTGGCCCAAATTTTGGAGGAAAACTAGACACATTATAACTCTTATTTTACCTATGTGAGGGTCATTTGTCGTCATGAAACCAGTAGATATTTGATGGAAAGAGACTTCGCAATATGCTGGGAAACCCAGTTTGTTTGttttgccccccccccccccccccccacacacacacacacacacaaaaatttctagAGGAGATATTCTTGTGATTGTATATGTCTATGTCTACTTGCTATCCCCCTTTGTACTTTCCGAGTACCTTCTTCGCACAGAACATTATACCTTACctttcccaaaaaaaaattcatgtgtACTCGTGAGGGGGGGTGGAAACACACTATTTATCTTTATATTCTGTAACCTTAAGACATATTTTTTAAGGTCTCGAAGATTTCATCTCATCCCCCAAATAAATAATGAAGAGAGTAATCCTAATTTTGATCTTTGTAATAGGAGTTTTATGcctcttgctttttctttatcacCCATTGtgctttctttctttctttcttttctttttttgtatgaTTTCCTCAATTGGTCAAATTTTTTGTTGGCAAATTGACCCACTTAGGTTGTTTCACCAAGCTTTGGGCAACTGTTTTACCACTTCCTTGATTGCATGAGTTCTTATCATGCATGGTCGCAAATTCTTTATAGCTCCAACCTGGTAATGGGGCTTTGTTGCCCCTTTTATAGGTGGGTTGTTGGATAACGGGAAAGATCCAGCCAAAGCGGGTCATCTTTAGAAGTTTGAGAGGGCAAGAGAATGATTAACGCGTTCTTACTTTTTTCCTGCTCTAGGAATAGTACAAAAGGGacttttagtattatttattCAGTTATAAGCCAGTAACATCTTCCTTCTTAGGGGTCGATGTGTTGGGCTTAATGCTGGCGTGATGTGAAACTGGCTACTGGCTAGTAGTTTGAAAGCTCCAATAAGTCATTGAGAGGGTATTGCAATCATGAATCATTTGACCGTAGTTGTCTAACTACTTCAATGTTTGGTATAGGAACTCTACAACATTTGGTTGTGTGGTTTTACATTAGAGTTATTGGGAATGGAGAAAGTTAGAGGGTGAGAAGATGTGTAGCTTAGTGAAAGAATGTGGTACCTATCTTTTTGTGTATTGCTTCCCAGTAAGCGGCATACCAGAAACAATTGTCGTCTCACCATTTTTCtgcaatttcaaaaaataaaaatttgaaagtttacTTGGCACACGTATAGGTCACGAGTTGAAAAAAAAGGTTCAATTTGCACACATGATATTACATCTACCTTCACCTGATATTAGGAACAATTTTCACAATGTTCCTTTGCTTTTCCCATATCTTTGTTTGATACTTTTCCCATGTAGCGTGTAAGATATCAATTGTGTTAATCTGTGTGAGTTTTTGTTGTATCTACTAATGATGATAGCgattttactttttcatataCAGGGGAAACATGAAGAGACAGTCAAGGAATGCACTAAAGCATTAGAACTAAATCCTACATATATTAAGGCTCTGGTTAGAAGAGCAGAGGCACATGAAAAGCTTGAACACTTTGATGAGGCTATTACTGGTAAATATCGGGTTCTGAATTTGTACCATGTTTATTCGGTACAGTGTCATTGTGACTGGTACTTCTTAGCTGCATCACTAAATAAGTAGTATCCATACTCGCATTTACTGGGCTACTTTGTGGAAATCTTATGTTTTCTAGTCTGGCTCTCCTATGCCTTCTCCTTGTTCCCATTGCCTTCTCCTTGTTCCCATCCTCTGACCtgaaaaaagaattttcaaaaagaGTGCTCTTGTATGTTACTCATGTGCCTCTCGTAATAATTCCACACCACTCAAATGTTTCACGTTATTGGTGAATAATTAAATCACTGGAGTTCTACTATGTATATctgaaacaacctctttaccttgtaggggtaaggtttgtgtacacACTACCTTCCCCAGACCCAATTTGTGGGGGATTGCACTGGTTATGTTGCTGTTGTTTGGAGTTCTACTTCAGCTCTTTTTTGTCTGCTCTTATTCCCTTTGGTTTTTTAAAATCTTGCAGACATGACAAAAATCTTGGAATTGGAACCCTCACATGACCAAGCTAGGAGAAGTGTGATACGTTTAAAGCGATTAGCTGATGAGAAGCGAGAAAagatgaaagaagagatgattggTGAGCTTAAAATCTCCTGTCTTTGCATGGATTAATCATCTATGTTTCTTTTCTAATGTAACTCTGTAAATAGCAGAGATCTTTCCCATGCAATTGTTAGTGGTTTGGCATTTTCGCCCCACTTATTTATGTTAGTCAGCAGGAAGGGTATCTAGTCCATGTCACTCACATGATTGTGGACGACTATCTTTTTGCACTCAGAGATTCTGTGTTGCTTCTCAGGCTAGCCGTTTAGGAAAGTTTGAACATGACTTGCATGCTTTAGCAACTACCTACTAATTTTTCTACCTCCTAATTTTTCACATCATTCTGAAAAGGGTATAGTAATGGCATAAGTTTTGAATATTCAAGATTGCGACTGTTCTTTGGCTGGTAGTCTTTACTTTGTACTTTGGCA from the Capsicum annuum cultivar UCD-10X-F1 chromosome 9, UCD10Xv1.1, whole genome shotgun sequence genome contains:
- the LOC107843093 gene encoding tetratricopeptide repeat protein 1, giving the protein MVLIEQVQWEVPKVNSSKSPAKSSPATAAESAAASERGYVSDGYETASDTELNESENGSNRESENAVNTASSSSQTEPNQEELNERDLAQANDAKVEGNTLFKEGLYEEALSKYELALQVAADIPSSTEIRSIFHANRATCFSKLGKHEETVKECTKALELNPTYIKALVRRAEAHEKLEHFDEAITDMTKILELEPSHDQARRSVIRLKRLADEKREKMKEEMIGKLKEMGNSILGRFGMNVDNFKAVKDPNTGSYSISFQK